TGCTGATTGGTGCTGGAATGTAGCCTATGACGTCTTAATCAGAACCTAGCTAACTGACGTTTAATCAAGAAGCAACTTGCAATGACTAGCATAATGTGAATTGTGAGCATATTTTAATTGGTTTTTAATTATTCCTGTTATAATAACGCTACCTAAGCTGATACTAGTGATGGTGATTAGTTAAGGATGAACGGGTCTGACGCAATCAGCTCAGCCTAACATCGTCGATTCCGGTTCCATGAACCGAGTTTATGTGGAAAGGAGCGACTGGTTGTTTAATCGCCAGTCAACGATGCTAATGAAAATTTTGATAACAGTCGAGAATTTAGTGATGGATGGTGTCAAACGAGCGGCGACGGTCCTCGGCAATGCGTTGACCTCGCAAGCCGAGGTTGCTTTTTACTCCTTGGCCCAACCCCGGTCTTTCTATGAACTGAGCGCACCGCTTATCACGGCGCGCCGGCCTGCAAGTGCGACGGTACTTAATTACTTTGGCGCTGATCCGTTGACCGTTTATGCGCCTCAAATAGATGATTTACTCACGACGATTGGGTCGGGAGCTTACGATGCCGTTATTCTCCCGGGAGGTTTACTGACGAGTTTTGCTCCGGCAATCAAACAGCGTTTTCCACGGGTCAATGTCATTGCGTGGATGCACAATAATGTTGATATCTACCTCAATCAGTATTACGTCCAAATGCAAGATGAACTGGTCGCAGGGCTCTTAGCGGCTGATACGGTCGTGACATTGACCGATTATGATTGGGAAGGCTACTCACGTTTTAACGCCCATACGGTCAAGTTCTATAATCCACCGACCATGCAAGCTCATGGTCAGCAGGCCGACTTGGCGCAACATATCATTGCCTACACTGGTCGTATTGACCTGCAACATAAGGGGCTCGATTATTTGTTGACAGTTGCGCGAGCCTTGCCCGATGATTGGCAAATTGCAGTCGCAGGGACTGGTCCCGAAGACCAATTAGCGACGTTCAATCGGTTGATGGCTGAACTCGATGTTCGTGACCGCATTATTTATCGGGGTGCGCTGAAAGATACTGAGTTACGGGCGCATTATCAACAGGCGAGTGTCTTCATGATGACTTCGCGTTGGGAAGGGATGCCATTAGTTATGGGGGAAGCGATGACGATGGGGTTACCGATCGTCTCAATGTGGAATACTGGCTCAGCCGAGTACTTGCAGGGTGGCCAGTACGGTGTGTTGACTCCGGCCCGCGATGTTAATGCTCTGATTACTGGCTTAATGCCACTGTTAACTGATTTTGACTGTCGCGCTGAATATGCCGCGCGCGCTCGGCAACGCAGTCATGACTTTACCTTGAGCAAGATTGTCCGGCAGTGGCTGGCACTATTGAATCGCCAATATGTTCCGCAAACGGTCGTCGAATCAAATTGGCCTGCGGATTTGAGTAGTGGGGGACATTAGCCTGTCATAGCGGTCATGATAATCGCTCAGTACTTAGGACCTGAATGGTCGGTGCTGAGCTTTTTTGTCATTGATGGTGGGGATTTTCTTTGGATAGAACTATTATATAAAAGTTATGAATTCTATTAATCAATTTGCAAACGCGTGACGACTTTGATACACTCAATCAAAAGGTCAGCCGTGCCTGACCGCATTGGAGGAGCTTGCTATTGAAGACAACGTGGCTGGCTAGTTTACTAGTCACAATCTTTTGGGGCGCCGTATTGGGGCTCGTTGTAACGTATTTAGGTGGGGCGATGGTCGAGGCTTTGACCGCCACCCCCATCGTTCGTGAACCATTCAAAGCCATGGCGGTGGGTATCATATTGGCAGTGATGAGTGGGTTATTAGTGACAACGCACCATTAAGAACTGTATGCTGGCTTTAAGGGCGCTTAGCCGACCGTTAACAAGCTTGATAAATTAAAAATGATTCGCCTTCTTGTCAGAGGAAGGTGAATCATTTTTTAGTGTAGATGAATCACGGGGTTCAATGGTGAACTAACTGTCCGGAGTGCGTTGCGCAAATGCTCACGATTTGGATAGTCGGAGTAGTTTGAGTAACGTACCGGCAAGTTCTTCACGTTGATGGGCTGGCAGATCACTCAGGTAGTCGAGTAATGCAACAACATTAGGTGATTGGAGAAGCTCGTCGCGAAAGAAGTCCGCTATTTTTAAATTCAGAGTTTCAGCGATTGCGGTCAAACTTTGTAGTTTAATGTTATCGACCTTACCACGTTCGAGTCGAGAAATTAGCGAGATTGAAACATTCGATTGTTCGGCCAATTGCTCGATGGTGATGCCGTGTTGCTGTCGGCGTTGCCGAATGATTTTGCCTATCTCGGTTAACATGGGAATCCTCCTTAATCCATTAAGCGTCTTAGCACTAATTTTAGAGGTTTCGCTATGCTTGAAACAGAGCTGTAAGTACCTTATAAGTACCGTTATAAGGTCATTAAAGCTTTTGATACGTGATGCTAATTAAATCACGTTACTTTGCTTTCAGTTATCGAACTCATGCTGAATTTGTGATCCGTTGAATGTGACAAAGCAATTATTAGGTTACGGTTAATGATAAAATAGCAACATACTATAAAGGTCTTTAAATACTTCTTTTAGTCGTATATAATGTTATTAAAGCTTTGTTATAACGCTATTAAATAATTAGTATAGCTTGCAAAGCAGAATAGAAATCAGAGTGTTGGGAGGAGCTTATTTCATCGGATGTCAAATTAATGGAGGAGTGTACCAAAAATGAAAATATGTCCAAATTGTCAGCATGAAAATGAGGCTGATAATGTTTTTTGCGAAAATTGCGGAGCGGATCTGACTCATATTGACAGTGCTGAACGAACGCAAGCCAGTGGAACGGAGCAGAAACTCGGGGATTCAAGGCAATATCAAGCTCATAAACCAGCTAAGACGCAGCAATCAAGGTGGTTGCGAATCAGTGGAAGCGTGCTCGCAGTCGTCATTATTGTGGGAGGTGGATTTGGGTTTTATCAATATCACACTGGTAAAAATCAGCAGATTGCCGCGGAAGTCGAAATGATGACTAGTAATAAGCCCACGACATTGTCGAAACACTTAGTTAGCGATAATACTGGGTTAAAAATCACAAAACAGTCCGTAAAGCCCTTAATGACCTATATCCAAAAACATCCCCAGTACGCACAAGATCTGAAAACAGACTTACAACATAACGGTTATTCTAGTGATCACACGTTTGTTGTTAAGCAAATCGGAACTAAGTG
This Lactiplantibacillus plantarum DNA region includes the following protein-coding sequences:
- a CDS encoding glycosyltransferase, giving the protein MKILITVENLVMDGVKRAATVLGNALTSQAEVAFYSLAQPRSFYELSAPLITARRPASATVLNYFGADPLTVYAPQIDDLLTTIGSGAYDAVILPGGLLTSFAPAIKQRFPRVNVIAWMHNNVDIYLNQYYVQMQDELVAGLLAADTVVTLTDYDWEGYSRFNAHTVKFYNPPTMQAHGQQADLAQHIIAYTGRIDLQHKGLDYLLTVARALPDDWQIAVAGTGPEDQLATFNRLMAELDVRDRIIYRGALKDTELRAHYQQASVFMMTSRWEGMPLVMGEAMTMGLPIVSMWNTGSAEYLQGGQYGVLTPARDVNALITGLMPLLTDFDCRAEYAARARQRSHDFTLSKIVRQWLALLNRQYVPQTVVESNWPADLSSGGH
- a CDS encoding DUF2929 family protein produces the protein MKTTWLASLLVTIFWGAVLGLVVTYLGGAMVEALTATPIVREPFKAMAVGIILAVMSGLLVTTHH
- a CDS encoding helix-turn-helix domain-containing protein, with the protein product MLTEIGKIIRQRRQQHGITIEQLAEQSNVSISLISRLERGKVDNIKLQSLTAIAETLNLKIADFFRDELLQSPNVVALLDYLSDLPAHQREELAGTLLKLLRLSKS